Genomic segment of Acidobacteriota bacterium:
TCCGTCATTCACGCCATCGGCGTCGTGCTCGACTCCGAGAAGGCCGCACCCACACCGGTAGAAGCTGTCGCATAAATCTGTCGTTCGGACGAAGGCAAAAGGCACAGCATAAGCCGTGCCTTTTGCTTTGCGCCTCGCCAGGATATTGTCATCCTGAGCGAAGGGTTCGCGCTTTTGCGAACCCGCAGTCGAAGGACCTGTATTAGTGGCTGCTGGCCGGAGAGCTCGTCTGGGGATTTCCTCCCGCATTCCACTCCGGTTTGAAGTTCGAATCCGCCAGCCAGCGTATCGGGCCCGCCATCGATTGAATCGCGTTCGTCATGTGTGCGAAGTCGATCGTCCGCACCTCGTCCGACACCTGGTGGTAGTCGTGGTGCAGCCCAAAGCTCGAGACCGTATGCGCGACAATCCCCTTGAGCGCGAGAGCATAGTTGTCCGAGCGCTGGAAGAAGTGCTCCTTCGGGTGAGGGTCGTTGACCAGGTGCGCTCCGTGCTTTGCCAGCTCCGGGCCCAGGTTCGACCGGTCGAAGCCCGTGAGCCACAGCGTTCCGGCAGGCACAGCGGAGTCCGGCCGGCCGATCATCTCAAACTCGAGGTTAGCCACGATACTCGTCAAGGGAACCGGCGGGTGCGCCAGAAAAGCGGCATTGCCGAAGCCCCCGATCTCCTCCGAGCCGAACAGCGCGAAGACGATCGTGCGCTTCGGACGCGGCCCGGACGCCAGCATGTGCGCAAGCGCCAGCACGGCGGTCGTGCCGGAGGCATCGTCGTCGGCGCCGTTATAGATGGTGTCGCCCGTTCCCGAAGCCGCCATGCCCAGGTGATCGAGATGCGCCGTCAGCAGAATCGTCTGCTCCGGCGCGGAGCTGCCGCGAAGGATGGCCACCGCGTTCCAAGTCTCCTTGCGCGGCACATCTTCAAACTTCGACAAACGCTGTTGCAGCCGCGCCGGCAGGGGGCTGGGCAGCGCGGCTTTTTGAACGAACGTCCCACTGTCGCCACCCGGCTCAAGGCCCAGCGCCTCGAACTGCGCGGCGGCAAACATTGCGGCCAGGTGTTCATCGCGCGTCGCCGAGCCGCGCCCGTGCATCTCATCCGAGGCCAGAAAATCCATGTCGGCCCTCACCTCGTTCTCAAGTGACGAAGTTGCGGGTGCCGTTTTCGCCTGTGCGCCGTCGAATGAATGAGCCAACTGCGGTTCAATCGCAGATACGACGAAGAGAAAAGTGAAGGCGCCGAGAAGGCGCAAGGGTTTTTCTGAAAGCATGCCGCCGATTATAGAAGAGGATATTGTTGGGAGATGGCCGAAGTGACGTTGTCAGCAAATCAGCCGCACGACCGGGATAAGCGCCGCAAACCGGCAGCAATCTTCTCTATTGCCATCGTGACATTGGCCATCGCGCTTACAGGCTGCGGACAGTTCTTCATCCCGCCAACCGGTGGCGGTGGCACCACTGGTAGCAACCGCGTCTACGTTGCAAACTC
This window contains:
- a CDS encoding M20/M25/M40 family metallo-hydrolase; protein product: MDFLASDEMHGRGSATRDEHLAAMFAAAQFEALGLEPGGDSGTFVQKAALPSPLPARLQQRLSKFEDVPRKETWNAVAILRGSSAPEQTILLTAHLDHLGMAASGTGDTIYNGADDDASGTTAVLALAHMLASGPRPKRTIVFALFGSEEIGGFGNAAFLAHPPVPLTSIVANLEFEMIGRPDSAVPAGTLWLTGFDRSNLGPELAKHGAHLVNDPHPKEHFFQRSDNYALALKGIVAHTVSSFGLHHDYHQVSDEVRTIDFAHMTNAIQSMAGPIRWLADSNFKPEWNAGGNPQTSSPASSH